In Miscanthus floridulus cultivar M001 chromosome 5, ASM1932011v1, whole genome shotgun sequence, one genomic interval encodes:
- the LOC136453249 gene encoding uncharacterized protein: MAASVARHLFLAALLVAVLAIAAPRSADAWGGGRFFFSKTTRPEATVVEPQKAAVPINAATADTDAAPVFSRPSTAGSGRGYGLYGRPEENYPPDYFRRGVHRNAEKLTTTDVAPATAGTVEAAVAAPVRARGAGGERVRTTFPENGSGRGRPPTDVPATTTGTEEEGGAGGDLDGVQPYPENGSGRGRPPWYYTGFHRQQEQRDYGMSDTRLYQNGRYYYDVDAGRYGYGRESNPMRTRPAEEEFGSGSGSGYGRPRGAGGRRDSSYQQQQQQQQYGNDEEFANGAMDQNTNGFQEEAGQNGLYIP; this comes from the coding sequence ATGGCTGCCTCTGTTGCTCGCCACCTCTTCCTCGCTGCCTTATTAGTGGCCGTGCTCGCCATCGCGGCGCCTCGCTCGGCGGACGCGTGGGGCGGTGGCCGCTTCTTCTTCAGCAAGACCACGCGTCCCGAAGCCACCGTCGTTGAGCCCCAGAAGGCTGCCGTGCCCATCAACGCCGCGACCGCGGACACCGATGCCGCGCCGGTGTTCTCGCGCCCCTCGACCGCCGGCAGCGGTCGCGGGTACGGGCTCTACGGCCGCCCCGAGGAGAACTACCCGCCGGACTACTTCCGCCGTGGCGTGCACCGCAACGCCGAGAAGCTGACGACGACCGACGTGGCGCCGGCCACAGCAGGTACcgtggaggcggcggtggcggccccTGTAAGAGCCCGCGGTGCCGGCGGCGAGCGCGTCCGGACGACGTTCCCCGAAAACGGCAGCGGCAGGGGTCGGCCGCCGACCGACgtgccggccaccaccaccggcaCCGAGGAGGAGGGAGGCGCCGGAGGAGACCTCGACGGCGTCCAGCCGTACCCGGAAAACGGCAGCGGCAGGGGCCGGCCGCCGTGGTACTACACGGGCTTCCACAGGCAGCAGGAGCAGCGGGACTACGGGATGAGTGACACGAGGCTGTACCAGAACGGCCGCTACTACTACGACGTGGACGCCGGCAGGTACGGCTACGGCCGCGAGTCGAACCCCATGCGGACGCGCcccgccgaggaggagttcggctccggctccggctccgggtaCGGCCGACCCCGCGGCGCCGGCGGCAGGCGCGACAGTAgctaccagcagcagcagcagcagcagcagtacggCAACGACGAGGAGTTCGCGAATGGAGCCATGGATCAGAACACCAACGGCTTCCAGGAGGAAGCAGGCCAGAACGGATTATACATTCCATGA